From Solea senegalensis isolate Sse05_10M linkage group LG19, IFAPA_SoseM_1, whole genome shotgun sequence, the proteins below share one genomic window:
- the stard3 gene encoding stAR-related lipid transfer protein 3 — MHVGDYGELGGSLPAIASLNASYSTSMSLPSPYLFVPPAERKVISDVRRTFCLFVTFDLLFISLLWIIELNQISSNIWVNLENEVVNYDFRSSFFDIFLLAVFRFLCLQVGYAAFRLKHWWVIAITTLVTSVFLVVKVIRSNLLSQNAFGYVIPITSFVVAWLETWFLDFKVLTQEADDERAYLAAVNAACERAPMIYPRAVSDGQFYSPPESVADSEEDLDEEGLGRRAVTAQEKEYVRQGHEAMSVLEQILTQEDTWKFEKNNDMGDSVYTLEIPFHGKTFILKAFMQCPAELVYQEVILQPEKMVQWNKTVSACQILQRVDDNTQVSYDVSAGAAGGVVSARDFVNVRRVERKRDCYLSAGMATEHDAKPPTGRFVRGENGPGGFVVLKSSSNPSVCTFIWVLNTDLKGRLPRYLIHQSLAATMFEFMSHLRQRIADLRPSLRSHHHHHHHP; from the exons ATGCATGTTGGAGACTATGGGGAGCTTGGGGGCAGCCTCCCCGCCATCGCCTCCCTGAACGCTTCCTACTCTACATCAATGTCCCTCCCTTCCCCGTACCTGTTTGTACCACCTGCAGAGCGCAAGGTCATCTCCGACGTCCGGCGCaccttctgtctctttgtgacGTTTGACCTGCTCTTCATTTCCCTTCTTTGGATTATTGAGCTGAAC CAAATCTCCAGCAACATCTGGGTCAATTtagaaaatgaagttgtgaaCTATGACTTCAGATCTTCCTTTTTCGACATCTTT CTCCTTGCCGTGTTTCGTTTCCTGTGTCTGCAAGTGGGTTATGCAGCTTTTCGTTTGAAGCACTGGTGGGTCATTGCA ATTACCACTTTAGTGACGAGTGTCTTCCTCGTCGTAAAAGTCATCAGATCAAAT CTTCTATCCCAGAATGCCTTTGGTTATGTTATACCCATAACCTCTTTTGTGGTGGCCTGGCTGGAGACCTGGTTTCTTGACTTTAAGGTGCTCACGCAGGAGGCAGATGATGAAAgag CCTACCTAGCAGCAGTGAACGCAGCCTGTGAACGTGCCCCCATGATATATCCCCGAGCTGTTTCTGATGGACAGTTCTACTCTCCGCCTGAATCTGTAGCAG ACTCAGAAGAGGATCTGGATGAGGAGGGTCTCGGCCGTAGAGCAGTCACTGCTCAG GAGAAGGAATATGTCAGACAAGGTCATGAGGCCATGTCTGTGCTAGAACAGATCCTAACCCAAGAGGACACCtggaaatttgaaaaaaacaat GACATGGGAGACTCTGTGTACACCCTGGAGATTCCCTTCCATGGAAAGACTTTCATTCTTAAG GCTTTTATGCAGTGTCCCGCTGAGCTTGTGTATCAGGAGGTGATTCTGCAGCCAGAGAAGATGGTCCAGTGGAACAAAACAGTCTCTGCCTGCCAG ATCCTTCAAAGGGTCGACGACAACACTCAAGTGTCATATGACGTCTCTGccggagcagcaggaggagttGTGTCTGCGAG GGACTTTGTTAATGTTCGACGGGTGGAGCGCAAGCGAGACTGCTACCTGTCTGCCGGCATGGCGACCGAACATGACGCCAAACCTCCGACCGGTCGCTTCGTCAG GGGAGAGAATGGTCCAGGAGGATTTGTGGTCCTCAAGTCCAGCAGTAACCCGTCAGTCTGCACCTTCATCTGGGTCCTCAACACAGACTTGAAG GGTCGTCTGCCTCGCTACCTCATCCACCAGAGTTTGGCTGCCACCATGTTTGAATTCATGTCCCATTTACGCCAACGTATTGCCGACCTGCGGCCTTCTCTCCGCtcccaccaccatcaccaccaccacccttaA